One region of Camelus bactrianus isolate YW-2024 breed Bactrian camel chromosome 22, ASM4877302v1, whole genome shotgun sequence genomic DNA includes:
- the CD70 gene encoding CD70 antigen, with protein MRPAWRTMLAEERSRCQVPGWPWTPVLRVALLLLLTGTVMYSFFHCLRFAGQQQLDSAVWDLAELQLNHTGSREDPRLRWQGGPALGRSFVHGPELDNGQLRVQRSGIYRLHIQVTLTNCSSTARPHSATLTVGICSPAAHSISLLRLHFDRSCSVASQRLTPLARGDVLCTNLTLPLLPSGNADETFFGVQWVHP; from the exons ATGCGGCCGGCGTGGAGGACCATGCTAGCTGAGGAGCGCTCACGCTGCCAGGTGCCCGGCTGGCCCTGGACGCCCGTCCTGCGCGTCGCCTTGCTGCTGCTACTCACTGGCACGGTGATGTACTCCTTCTTCCACTGCCTGCGCTTCGCCGGGCAGCAGCAGCTAGATTCAGCTGTG tgGGACTTAGCTGAGCTCCAGCTAAATCACACAG GATCCCGGGAGGACCCGAGGCTGCGCTGGCAGGGGGGCCCGGCCCTGGGTCGCTCCTTCGTGCACGGGCCGGAACTGGACAACGGGCAGCTGCGTGTGCAGCGCAGCGGAATCTACAGGCTGCACATCCAGGTGACGCTGACCAACTGCTCCTCGACGGCCAGGCCGCACAGCGCCACCCTGACAGTGGGCATCTGCTCCCCCGCCGCCCACAGCATCAGCCTGCTGCGTCTCCACTTCGACCGCAGTTGCTCCGTTGCGTCCCAGCGCTTGACGCCCTTGGCCCGCGGGGACGTCCTCTGCACCAACCTGACTCTGCCCCTGCTGCCCTCCGGGAACGCTGATGAGACCTTCTTTGGGGTCCAGTGGGTACACCCCTGA